Sequence from the Nocardia brasiliensis genome:
GCTCATGCTCGGTCGCCACGAGCACGCCCTCGGCGCCGCGTTTGATCACCGCGAGCCGCACGCCGCGCGCGAGCAGCCGGTCCGCGGCCGCCTCGGGGTCGGCGGTGCCCACCGCGACCTCGACCTCGGCACGGTTGCCGACGACCACGTCGACATGGTCGAGCATCCAGCCGATCTCGTCCCGCGCGGTCGCGACATCCGGCCAGAACATCGGCCGATAGTCGAGATCGAGCACGGTGTGCTCGCGTCGGGCCCGGCGCTCGAGTATCGCGCGCTGGGTGCCGCGTCCGGGTTCCGCGCTGACGCCGGTGCCGGTCACCCACAGCAGCGGCACCGAATCCACCACGTCCCACGGCACCTCGTCCACGGTGAGGGTGAGATCCGGTGCGATGGGCGCGCGATAGAACAGCAGCGGCGGATCGGCGGGCGGGTTCAGCTCGCAGAACACGACGGGGGTCAGCAGGTCCGCGGCGGTGGTCACATAGTCGGCGGATACCCCGAACTCGCCGAGCGCCTTTCGCACATAGTCGCCGAAGCCGTCCGGGCCGACCTTGGTCAGCACGGCACTGCGCCTGCCGAGCCGGGCGGCGGCCACCGCGACGTTGGTCGCGGTGCCGCCGAGCGACTTCGCGAACGATTCGACCTCGGCCAGGCCGACACCGCTCTGCTGCGGGTAGAGGTCGACACCGACCCGGCCGATGGTCAGCACGTCCAGCGCGGTCACGAGACCACCCGCTGCAATTCGTGTTGCAGCGCGTCCAACTCGGCGCCGCCGGCCATCTGCCTGGTGAGCTCGGCGACGTCGATCTCCGACTTCTCGTACGAGCCGAGCATCGCCCCGCGCTTGAGCAGCAGGAACCGATCCCCGACCGGGTAGGCGTGGTGCGGATTGTGCGTGATGAGGATGACGCCGAGCCCCCGATCACGGGCCTGCACCACGTATTTCAGTACCACTCCCGCCTGTTTGACGCCGAGCGCCGCCGTCGGCTCGTCGAGGATCAGCACCTTGGCGCCGTAGTGCACGGCACGCGCGATCGCGACGCACTGGCGCTGCCCACCGGACAGCGTGCCGACCGGTTGTTCCATGTCGCGCAGCTCGATACCCATGTCCGACAGACCTTTTCGGGCGATCTCGCGGCCCTTCGCGCGGTCGAGCAGCCGGAACGGGCCGTAGCCGATCGCGGGTTCGGAACCGAGCACGAAATTGCGCCACACGCTCATCAGCGGCACCACCGCCAAATCCTGGTAGACGGTGGCGATCCCGTGGTCCAGCGCCGCGCGCGGCGAGGCGAACCGAACCGGATCGCCCTCGATCCGCAATTCGCCGCGGTCGTGTTGATGCACGCCGGCAAGGATTT
This genomic interval carries:
- the iolC gene encoding 5-dehydro-2-deoxygluconokinase; the encoded protein is MTALDVLTIGRVGVDLYPQQSGVGLAEVESFAKSLGGTATNVAVAAARLGRRSAVLTKVGPDGFGDYVRKALGEFGVSADYVTTAADLLTPVVFCELNPPADPPLLFYRAPIAPDLTLTVDEVPWDVVDSVPLLWVTGTGVSAEPGRGTQRAILERRARREHTVLDLDYRPMFWPDVATARDEIGWMLDHVDVVVGNRAEVEVAVGTADPEAAADRLLARGVRLAVIKRGAEGVLVATEHERWTVPPCPVEVVCGLGAGDGFGGALIHGLRADWDPRRIATYANAAGALVASRLACADAMPTEAEIEELLCRSTGG
- a CDS encoding ATP-binding cassette domain-containing protein, which produces MTTASGSEAAAVPLIEAVDLGKSYGGVVALQDVSTVVNAGEVTCILGDNGAGKSTLIKILAGVHQHDRGELRIEGDPVRFASPRAALDHGIATVYQDLAVVPLMSVWRNFVLGSEPAIGYGPFRLLDRAKGREIARKGLSDMGIELRDMEQPVGTLSGGQRQCVAIARAVHYGAKVLILDEPTAALGVKQAGVVLKYVVQARDRGLGVILITHNPHHAYPVGDRFLLLKRGAMLGSYEKSEIDVAELTRQMAGGAELDALQHELQRVVS